Proteins from a genomic interval of Actinoalloteichus hymeniacidonis:
- a CDS encoding glycerate kinase family protein — translation MSITVGSAPLRIVVAPSGFKESLDAESVAEAITAGVRRVVPDAIVDSIPLVDGGEGSARTLAAATGGTVIPMTVTGPMGTPVDAHFAILGGPGPRRAVVEMAAAAGLRLVPRECRDPGRTTTRGVGELILAALDHGCRQILIGCGDSGTCDGGAGALQALGVRLTDREGRTIGPGGANLTEVHHIDVTGLDPRLAETSIVLACNQHNLLTGPAGVARVFGPQKGADAAQTERLAAAMDQWSSVLAEHCGRDLGSAPGSGASGGLGAGLAGVLGARLRPRFEVLLDHVDLDAALAGADLIITAEGAIDFQTPRGKVPAEVARRAKPYGKPVIALAGTIGRGARDNYAAGIDAFAGILAAPVELTEAIARAAELITDATERTLRLVLVGAAMHRAA, via the coding sequence ATGTCCATCACAGTCGGTTCGGCGCCCCTGCGCATCGTCGTCGCTCCCAGCGGCTTCAAGGAATCCCTGGACGCCGAATCGGTCGCCGAAGCCATCACCGCAGGCGTGCGCCGCGTGGTTCCCGACGCGATCGTCGATTCGATCCCGCTGGTCGACGGAGGTGAGGGCTCCGCGCGCACCCTCGCAGCCGCCACCGGCGGCACCGTGATCCCGATGACGGTCACCGGCCCGATGGGCACCCCCGTCGACGCGCATTTCGCCATCCTCGGCGGCCCCGGACCCCGCCGGGCCGTGGTGGAGATGGCGGCGGCGGCAGGCCTTCGGTTGGTGCCCAGGGAATGCCGCGACCCCGGACGCACCACCACGCGAGGCGTCGGCGAACTGATTCTCGCCGCCCTGGACCACGGTTGCAGGCAGATCCTGATCGGCTGCGGCGACTCCGGAACCTGCGACGGGGGAGCGGGCGCGCTCCAGGCGCTCGGCGTGCGACTCACCGACCGGGAAGGCCGGACGATCGGTCCGGGCGGCGCGAACCTCACCGAGGTCCACCACATCGACGTCACCGGGCTGGACCCACGACTGGCCGAGACGAGCATCGTGCTGGCCTGCAACCAACACAACCTGCTCACCGGACCCGCAGGCGTCGCCCGCGTCTTCGGACCGCAGAAGGGCGCCGACGCGGCACAGACCGAACGACTCGCCGCCGCAATGGACCAATGGTCCTCGGTACTGGCCGAACACTGCGGCCGGGACCTCGGTTCGGCACCGGGCAGCGGCGCCTCCGGCGGCCTCGGCGCAGGCCTGGCCGGTGTGCTCGGCGCCCGACTCCGACCCCGGTTCGAGGTGCTCCTGGACCACGTCGACCTGGACGCGGCCCTGGCGGGCGCCGACCTGATCATCACCGCCGAGGGCGCCATCGATTTCCAGACACCACGCGGAAAGGTGCCCGCCGAGGTGGCCCGGCGGGCCAAGCCCTACGGCAAACCGGTGATCGCCCTAGCGGGCACCATCGGAAGGGGAGCCCGCGACAACTACGCGGCGGGCATCGACGCTTTCGCAGGCATCCTGGCCGCCCCCGTCGAGTTGACCGAGGCCATCGCCAGAGCCGCCGAACTGATCACCGACGCCACCGAACGCACCCTGCGTTTGGTCCTGGTCGGCGCCGCGATGCACCGGGCGGCGTGA
- a CDS encoding alpha/beta fold hydrolase, translating to MAATTVRGLGCNLELLRPAVPRPQSPAVLCVHGLGIDSLASYYLSLAPPLVAADAEVAMYDLRGHGNSERPATGYRLVDFVDDLEGVIEVLGWQDRAIHLVGNSFGGTVVFRYAADHPERVLSITAVETEPPSRYWEGWIRAAVRGARETVHAPDSLEQFARDRGRVGRRQGESMRALVMDTTLTEDLPSGPYLTESELAAFPVPVLGLYGAESDLADRADPLERLLPDCVTVTFPGQGHRLLVEARREVAELVVPWITEGRRPAGVSAIPIPDTAPALGDPVP from the coding sequence ATGGCGGCGACCACCGTGCGCGGCCTGGGCTGCAACCTCGAATTGCTGCGCCCCGCCGTTCCTCGACCGCAGTCGCCCGCCGTGCTCTGCGTGCATGGATTGGGGATCGACAGTCTCGCCAGCTATTACCTGTCGCTGGCCCCGCCCCTGGTCGCGGCGGACGCCGAGGTCGCCATGTACGACCTGCGGGGTCACGGCAACAGCGAACGCCCGGCCACCGGCTACCGGCTCGTCGATTTCGTCGACGATCTCGAAGGCGTGATCGAGGTTCTCGGCTGGCAGGACCGGGCGATCCACCTGGTCGGGAACTCCTTCGGCGGGACGGTGGTGTTCCGCTACGCGGCCGACCACCCGGAGCGAGTCCTGTCGATCACCGCAGTGGAGACCGAGCCGCCCAGTCGGTACTGGGAGGGTTGGATTCGCGCGGCCGTGCGTGGCGCGCGCGAGACGGTTCATGCACCGGATTCGCTGGAGCAGTTCGCCAGGGACCGTGGCCGGGTCGGGCGGCGGCAGGGCGAATCGATGCGGGCGTTGGTGATGGACACCACACTGACCGAGGATTTGCCGAGCGGCCCGTATCTGACCGAGTCCGAGCTCGCCGCCTTCCCGGTCCCGGTGCTCGGCCTGTACGGCGCCGAGTCGGACCTGGCCGACCGGGCGGACCCGCTCGAACGGCTGTTGCCGGACTGCGTCACGGTCACCTTCCCAGGTCAGGGCCATCGACTGTTGGTGGAGGCCCGTCGGGAGGTCGCCGAGTTGGTGGTGCCCTGGATCACCGAGGGGCGGCGCCCGGCAGGCGTGTCGGCGATCCCGATCCCCGACACGGCTCCGGCCCTGGGCGATCCCGTGCCGTGA
- a CDS encoding sensor histidine kinase — MTDGPTTAAPSQTGSSAGTSAGIEPNRAEPAREIGPPAATPRTDGDPTPRPRARGASARVRIMAWLVLVMASGLITIVLVVRQLLLNNIDQQVTRVLAQESQEYAAFAAAGRDRAGSIITEPDELLDLYLGAQYPDEYETLIGVTEGPNGLDASRQAHESMRDVPLSDELLRSIIDTPAGSGSVEIAAGELRWLKVGTRGPAAADTDPVDAWFITGYLVEPSLQETDATLRALTIIGAGALLSGAGICWLVAGQILAPVREVRLAAAALTERDLTHRLPVHGRDDIAALTEQFNAMLDRLERAFRTQREFLDDASHELRTPITIVRGHLELLGDDPVERAEVIRVCTDELDRMSRMVDDLLLLARSEQPDFVTPSWTSIPELSSDIDNKLRSLADRRWILESIGEGEAWIDPQRTTQAVLQLAQNAAAHTEPGSAIRFGSALTEETASFWITDTGPGVRAEHAERIFQRFARGAGEHRAGGAGLGLAIVKAIADAHHGSAHLVSQPGHGATFGLSLPAKPYEEPGAQPPHDEGDRR, encoded by the coding sequence ATGACTGACGGGCCGACCACCGCAGCGCCGTCGCAGACAGGCTCCTCGGCGGGCACCTCGGCAGGCATCGAACCGAACCGGGCGGAACCGGCCCGCGAAATCGGCCCACCCGCCGCGACACCGAGGACCGACGGCGATCCCACGCCTAGGCCGCGCGCCCGAGGTGCCTCCGCGCGGGTGCGGATCATGGCCTGGCTGGTGCTCGTGATGGCCTCCGGGTTGATCACCATCGTGCTGGTCGTGCGTCAGCTGCTGCTGAACAACATCGACCAGCAGGTGACCAGGGTGCTGGCGCAGGAATCGCAGGAGTACGCCGCCTTCGCCGCCGCAGGCCGCGATCGCGCGGGCTCGATCATCACCGAACCCGATGAACTGCTCGATCTCTACCTCGGCGCTCAATATCCCGACGAGTACGAGACCCTGATCGGCGTCACCGAGGGCCCCAACGGGTTGGATGCCTCGCGGCAGGCCCACGAGTCGATGCGGGACGTCCCGCTGAGCGACGAACTGCTCCGCTCGATCATCGACACCCCGGCGGGTTCCGGCAGCGTCGAGATCGCGGCGGGCGAACTGCGCTGGTTGAAGGTCGGCACCCGAGGCCCGGCCGCTGCGGACACCGACCCGGTGGACGCCTGGTTCATCACCGGATACCTGGTCGAACCCTCCCTACAGGAGACCGACGCCACGCTGCGCGCGTTGACCATCATCGGTGCCGGTGCGCTGCTGTCCGGCGCGGGCATCTGCTGGTTGGTCGCCGGGCAGATCCTCGCCCCGGTCCGCGAGGTCCGCCTCGCCGCAGCCGCGCTCACCGAACGCGACCTGACTCACCGGCTGCCGGTGCACGGACGCGACGACATCGCCGCGCTCACCGAGCAGTTCAACGCGATGCTCGACCGGTTGGAACGGGCCTTCCGAACCCAACGGGAGTTCCTCGACGACGCCAGCCACGAACTGCGCACGCCGATCACCATCGTGCGCGGCCACCTGGAACTCCTGGGCGACGACCCCGTCGAACGCGCCGAGGTCATCCGGGTCTGCACCGACGAACTCGACCGGATGTCCAGGATGGTCGACGACCTGCTGCTGTTGGCTCGTTCGGAGCAGCCCGATTTCGTGACGCCGTCCTGGACCTCGATTCCCGAGCTGAGCAGCGACATCGACAACAAGCTGCGCAGTCTCGCCGACCGCCGCTGGATCCTGGAGTCCATCGGCGAGGGCGAGGCGTGGATCGACCCGCAACGCACCACGCAGGCGGTCCTGCAACTCGCCCAGAACGCCGCCGCACACACCGAACCGGGCTCCGCGATCAGGTTCGGCTCCGCGCTGACCGAGGAGACCGCCTCGTTCTGGATCACCGACACCGGGCCGGGCGTGCGTGCCGAGCACGCCGAGCGGATCTTCCAACGGTTCGCCAGGGGCGCGGGCGAGCACCGAGCAGGCGGTGCCGGACTGGGACTGGCCATCGTGAAGGCGATCGCCGACGCGCATCACGGCAGCGCACACCTGGTCTCCCAACCGGGCCACGGCGCGACCTTCGGTCTGTCCCTACCCGCGAAGCCCTACGAGGAGCCCGGCGCCCAGCCACCGCATGACGAGGGAGACCGACGATGA
- a CDS encoding response regulator transcription factor, whose protein sequence is MTRVLIAEDEARIAAFIEKGLRANGFATTVVGDGASALAAATSGDHDLMVLDIGLPGRDGFDVLQSLRRGRITIPVIILTARDSVHDTVAGLEGGADDYMTKPFRFEELLARVRLRVRGVERAPDLSVLHAGDLSLDLRTRRARLPGGLVDLTAREFALLELFIRHAGQVLSREQMLSHVWGYDFDPGSNVVDVYVRTLRRKLGAERIITVRGMGYRFH, encoded by the coding sequence ATGACCCGCGTACTGATCGCCGAGGATGAGGCGCGGATCGCCGCTTTCATCGAGAAGGGCCTGCGGGCGAACGGTTTCGCCACCACCGTCGTCGGCGACGGTGCCTCGGCGCTGGCCGCCGCGACCTCGGGCGACCACGATCTGATGGTGCTCGACATCGGTTTACCCGGCCGGGACGGCTTCGACGTCCTGCAATCGCTGCGCCGGGGCCGGATCACCATCCCGGTCATCATCCTGACGGCCCGGGATTCCGTGCACGACACGGTGGCCGGGTTGGAGGGCGGCGCCGACGACTACATGACCAAGCCGTTCCGGTTCGAGGAACTGCTGGCCAGGGTGCGACTCCGGGTGCGCGGGGTGGAGCGGGCGCCGGATCTGTCGGTGCTGCACGCCGGTGACCTCTCTTTGGACCTGCGCACCAGGCGGGCCCGGCTGCCCGGCGGGCTGGTGGACCTCACGGCGCGGGAGTTCGCCCTGCTGGAGCTGTTCATCCGCCATGCGGGCCAGGTGCTGTCCCGGGAGCAGATGCTCTCCCATGTCTGGGGCTACGACTTCGATCCCGGGTCGAACGTGGTGGACGTCTACGTGCGCACCCTGCGCCGCAAGCTCGGCGCCGAACGGATCATCACGGTTCGGGGCATGGGTTACCGCTTCCACTAG
- a CDS encoding DUF397 domain-containing protein, giving the protein MSSMTGPRRPGRWRKSSRSGESTNCVEIGQAPGLVGIRDTKNREGGTLVVGSAAFGALLTAVKAGRLG; this is encoded by the coding sequence ATGAGCTCTATGACCGGTCCCCGTAGACCCGGCCGCTGGAGGAAGTCCTCGCGATCAGGAGAGTCAACGAACTGCGTCGAGATCGGCCAAGCCCCCGGCTTAGTCGGTATCCGGGACACCAAGAACCGCGAAGGCGGGACGCTCGTCGTCGGGAGCGCCGCCTTCGGTGCCCTACTGACGGCGGTGAAAGCCGGGCGGCTCGGCTGA
- a CDS encoding type I polyketide synthase: MTVASDDVAVVGMAVLFPQAPNLDAYWRNLVAGLDATGSIAEARRGLDARSADRADARADRRGGFLDLAEIAVARLGLPSCSVADLAPDQLIALGVAADALRDAGGPEAVPDRDRVGVVLGTGSAPSPQLIELSNRLHRPAEFAAALHAVFPELDESAVARLRDHFGAGQPESPPTGVLPASAAAKLAHRLDLRGPAYTVDGACASSLIAVDHAVGELLRNRCDLMLAGGSHQLHDATLWSVLGPLRTLSPGECTRPFDQRADGTLIGEGTGIVVLKRLADARRDGDRVYVVIRGIGVAGDGGTSGGPAEPSVDGQTRALAEAWRAAGLDPRAPDSVGLLEAHGIATEAGDAAELATLAEVFGAEPAGSGVLGSVKSMIGHTLPAAGIAGLVKAALAVYHGVLPPTPNCEQPHPALARTRFRSLSEALNWESPAGTPRRAAVNAFGFGGINAHVILEQAPPGDPGHADLAQSSQRTLRLAAANPTELADLLTASDEDVLAAGLAEDAPAPGRCRLAVVDPTPKRLGFARRVVASGRSWRGRNDIWFTIAPLLSPEAGGRLAFVFPGLDSESEAGFDTDTDAGEQPVFGVLSLGLELDRQLRSAGVVPDAIAGHSLGEWNAMASAGVIDRPVTARMLATAQNNEYPLLDLTFVLVGASVSEVGAALAAHPELVISHDNSPRQSIVCGPAVAADRFVRSCRDRGVIAWELPVRSGAHTPMFAPLAARFEDQLAQTTLRPAETELWSATLAAPFPADAQRQRELILRHLVEPVRFTELVEAMYAAGIRAFIQPGIGQVPALIDDILGDREHLTISAHQAGRDGRAGRRRIRAALWADGWQPASARESADRGTLPVRLRFGPDPLVLPEADRVGIRAVLGRCVPPSGPDRLPAPPRRSAGTTASSRELFALLGEIEESAQWAADWVDGANTTAAAIPQPAADLVAEAPQLAGPQATGPNPAAEVPVDRAEGGGLAPISEAPPTILDPTTHQVFPAPQTEAAVADTADEAVPIAARTALVPEQGRSIGGLEIDEPPTTPDRVDGEVHATLTVSLDTMPHLRDHSFYDQRPGWPDASDRMPVMPATGVVAHIVDFVQRAVPHRVVTEVGGLLLRRWFTAVPTTSVRVIATPLGADRYRVQVGDHAEAVVTLADRLPDSPPAPEIDRSAEHPSWHTAEQLYSRRLMFHGPIFAKVRAVSGIGDRHVRGVVQASDVPGVLLDNAGQLFGYWIQRSPAVCALALPMGVSAIRFHGPPPAPGTAVDCLVTVTSISDADVVGDIRLSVAGRVIVEIIGWRNRIFFPADRVLAALQNPTQLTVAVPQRSGWVLLRESWPGLAARDFVLGGMLAAAERAEYRECPARARRHWLLGRLAAKDAVRALLWEGPGAIASPRRDFRELPGETGLYPAELRIYHDAAGRPRVTGLHGRVLPELSISLAHSGTVAVAIAVPGSGGVGIDVEKVAPRTPETIELALDASERGLLADLVGLTGESTDLWFARFWTAKEAAGKAEGIGLAGGPRRFSVRTRPDGDLAVTVPGGMVPRTYRVRTTSVEAASPERPDQPGDRYVVAWTVQEDE; the protein is encoded by the coding sequence ATGACCGTCGCCTCGGACGACGTCGCCGTGGTGGGAATGGCGGTGCTGTTCCCGCAGGCGCCGAACCTGGACGCCTACTGGCGCAACCTGGTGGCGGGCCTCGACGCCACCGGATCGATCGCCGAGGCGCGGCGCGGCCTCGACGCCCGGAGTGCGGACCGAGCCGACGCGCGGGCGGACCGTCGGGGTGGGTTCCTGGATCTCGCCGAGATCGCGGTGGCCCGCCTCGGGCTGCCGTCCTGTTCGGTGGCCGATCTCGCGCCGGACCAGCTCATCGCGCTGGGCGTCGCCGCCGACGCCCTACGGGACGCCGGGGGCCCCGAGGCGGTGCCGGATCGCGACCGGGTGGGCGTGGTGCTCGGCACCGGTTCCGCTCCGAGCCCGCAGCTGATCGAGTTGAGCAACCGCCTCCACCGGCCCGCCGAGTTCGCCGCCGCGCTGCACGCGGTGTTCCCGGAGCTCGATGAGTCGGCGGTGGCCCGGCTGCGGGACCACTTCGGGGCGGGGCAACCGGAATCGCCGCCCACCGGTGTGCTTCCCGCTTCCGCCGCCGCGAAGCTCGCGCACCGATTGGACCTGCGAGGACCCGCCTACACCGTCGACGGCGCCTGCGCCTCCTCGCTGATCGCGGTCGACCACGCCGTCGGGGAACTACTCCGCAACCGCTGTGACCTGATGCTCGCGGGTGGCTCGCACCAGCTGCACGATGCCACCCTCTGGAGTGTTCTCGGCCCACTGCGGACCTTGTCGCCCGGCGAGTGCACCCGGCCCTTCGATCAACGGGCCGACGGCACCCTCATCGGCGAGGGCACCGGAATCGTGGTGCTCAAGCGACTGGCCGATGCGCGCCGCGACGGGGACCGCGTCTACGTGGTGATCCGGGGCATCGGCGTGGCGGGCGACGGCGGCACGTCGGGCGGCCCGGCCGAACCCTCCGTCGACGGCCAGACCCGTGCGCTCGCCGAGGCCTGGCGGGCCGCCGGGCTGGATCCCCGCGCTCCGGACTCGGTCGGTCTGCTGGAGGCCCACGGCATCGCGACCGAGGCGGGCGATGCCGCCGAACTCGCCACCCTCGCCGAGGTCTTCGGCGCCGAACCGGCCGGCTCGGGCGTGCTCGGCTCGGTGAAGTCGATGATCGGGCACACCCTGCCCGCCGCCGGGATCGCCGGTCTGGTGAAGGCGGCACTGGCCGTCTATCACGGGGTGCTGCCGCCGACACCGAACTGCGAACAACCGCACCCGGCATTGGCGCGCACCCGTTTCCGGTCGCTGTCCGAGGCCTTGAACTGGGAGTCGCCTGCCGGAACGCCGCGAAGGGCGGCGGTCAACGCCTTCGGCTTCGGCGGCATCAACGCGCATGTGATCCTCGAACAGGCCCCGCCCGGCGACCCTGGCCACGCCGATCTCGCCCAGAGCTCGCAACGCACTCTTCGGCTGGCGGCCGCGAATCCGACGGAACTGGCCGATTTGTTGACCGCTTCCGACGAGGACGTGCTGGCCGCCGGTCTCGCCGAGGATGCGCCCGCACCGGGACGGTGCAGGCTGGCCGTCGTCGATCCGACCCCGAAACGACTCGGCTTCGCCCGCCGGGTCGTCGCCTCGGGACGATCCTGGCGGGGCCGCAACGACATCTGGTTCACCATCGCGCCGCTGTTGAGCCCGGAGGCCGGCGGCCGACTCGCGTTCGTCTTCCCCGGTCTGGACAGCGAATCCGAGGCCGGTTTCGACACCGACACCGATGCGGGCGAGCAACCGGTCTTCGGGGTGCTGAGCCTCGGCCTGGAGCTGGACCGACAGCTGCGATCGGCCGGGGTGGTCCCGGATGCGATCGCGGGCCACAGTCTCGGCGAGTGGAACGCGATGGCCAGCGCGGGCGTGATCGATCGGCCGGTGACCGCCCGAATGCTCGCCACGGCCCAGAACAACGAGTATCCGCTGCTGGATCTCACGTTCGTTCTGGTCGGTGCCTCGGTGTCCGAGGTGGGTGCTGCGTTGGCCGCGCACCCGGAACTGGTGATCTCGCACGATAACAGCCCCCGGCAGAGCATCGTGTGCGGGCCTGCGGTCGCCGCCGACCGTTTCGTACGCAGTTGCCGCGACCGTGGCGTGATCGCCTGGGAACTGCCGGTGCGCTCCGGCGCGCACACTCCGATGTTCGCGCCGCTGGCCGCCCGTTTCGAGGACCAGTTGGCGCAGACCACATTGCGACCGGCCGAAACCGAACTGTGGTCGGCGACCTTGGCGGCCCCGTTCCCCGCCGACGCTCAGCGCCAGCGGGAGTTGATCCTGCGACACCTGGTGGAACCGGTGCGCTTCACCGAACTGGTGGAGGCGATGTACGCCGCCGGTATCCGTGCCTTCATCCAACCGGGGATCGGCCAGGTGCCCGCGTTGATCGACGACATCCTCGGCGACCGGGAACACCTGACGATCTCCGCGCACCAGGCCGGTCGGGACGGCCGCGCCGGGCGGCGCCGGATCCGCGCGGCGCTCTGGGCCGACGGGTGGCAACCCGCCTCGGCCCGCGAGTCGGCCGATCGCGGGACGCTGCCGGTCCGGCTTCGCTTCGGCCCCGACCCGCTGGTGCTGCCCGAGGCCGATCGCGTCGGGATTCGCGCCGTCCTCGGTCGCTGTGTCCCGCCGTCCGGGCCCGACCGGCTGCCGGCACCGCCTCGACGATCCGCTGGGACGACGGCGTCCTCGCGGGAGTTGTTCGCCCTGCTCGGCGAGATCGAGGAGTCCGCGCAGTGGGCGGCCGACTGGGTCGACGGTGCGAACACCACCGCTGCGGCAATCCCGCAGCCCGCCGCCGATCTGGTCGCGGAAGCACCGCAGCTCGCTGGGCCGCAGGCCACCGGCCCGAATCCGGCCGCCGAGGTCCCCGTCGACCGTGCCGAGGGCGGTGGGCTCGCGCCGATTTCCGAGGCACCGCCCACGATCCTCGACCCGACGACGCACCAGGTGTTCCCGGCTCCGCAGACCGAGGCGGCCGTCGCCGACACCGCCGACGAAGCGGTTCCGATCGCAGCCCGCACCGCGCTGGTCCCGGAACAGGGCCGCAGCATCGGCGGACTGGAGATCGACGAACCGCCGACGACGCCGGACCGGGTCGACGGCGAGGTGCACGCCACGCTCACCGTGTCCCTCGACACGATGCCGCACCTGCGGGATCACAGTTTCTACGACCAACGGCCCGGTTGGCCGGACGCGAGCGACCGAATGCCGGTGATGCCCGCGACCGGCGTCGTGGCCCACATCGTCGACTTCGTCCAACGGGCGGTACCGCACCGAGTCGTCACCGAGGTCGGTGGCCTGTTGCTGCGACGTTGGTTCACTGCGGTGCCCACCACCTCGGTGCGCGTCATCGCGACACCCCTGGGTGCCGATCGCTATCGCGTGCAGGTCGGCGACCACGCCGAGGCGGTGGTCACCCTCGCCGATCGGCTGCCCGACTCCCCACCCGCGCCCGAGATCGACCGCTCCGCCGAGCATCCGTCCTGGCACACCGCCGAGCAGCTCTATTCCCGGCGGCTGATGTTCCACGGACCGATCTTCGCCAAGGTGCGTGCGGTCTCGGGTATCGGCGACCGGCATGTCCGAGGCGTGGTCCAGGCCTCGGATGTGCCCGGCGTGCTGTTGGACAACGCGGGCCAGCTGTTCGGCTACTGGATCCAACGCAGCCCGGCGGTGTGTGCGCTCGCACTGCCGATGGGTGTGTCCGCGATCCGATTCCACGGGCCGCCGCCCGCGCCGGGAACGGCCGTCGACTGCCTGGTCACGGTCACCTCGATCAGCGATGCCGATGTCGTCGGCGACATCCGACTGTCGGTGGCGGGGCGGGTGATCGTGGAGATCATCGGCTGGCGCAATCGGATCTTCTTCCCGGCCGACCGGGTGTTGGCGGCCCTGCAGAATCCCACCCAGCTGACCGTGGCGGTTCCGCAGCGGTCGGGCTGGGTGCTGTTGCGGGAGTCCTGGCCCGGCCTGGCCGCCCGGGATTTCGTGCTCGGCGGCATGCTCGCCGCTGCGGAGCGCGCCGAGTATCGGGAATGCCCGGCGCGGGCCAGACGGCACTGGCTGCTGGGGCGGCTGGCGGCGAAGGACGCGGTGCGGGCACTGCTGTGGGAGGGACCCGGCGCGATCGCCTCGCCGAGGCGCGATTTCCGTGAGCTGCCCGGCGAGACCGGTCTCTACCCCGCCGAACTGCGGATCTATCACGACGCTGCGGGTAGGCCGAGGGTGACCGGCCTGCACGGTCGGGTGCTGCCGGAGCTGTCGATCTCCTTGGCGCACAGCGGAACGGTCGCCGTCGCCATCGCCGTGCCCGGATCGGGCGGGGTGGGCATCGACGTGGAGAAGGTCGCGCCCCGAACGCCCGAGACGATCGAGCTGGCCCTCGACGCGTCCGAACGTGGCCTGCTCGCCGACCTGGTGGGACTGACCGGGGAGTCGACGGACCTGTGGTTCGCCCGGTTCTGGACCGCGAAGGAAGCGGCGGGCAAGGCCGAGGGCATCGGATTGGCGGGCGGGCCCCGCCGCTTCTCGGTGCGTACCCGGCCGGACGGCGATCTGGCCGTCACCGTGCCGGGCGGAATGGTTCCCCGTACCTACCGGGTGCGCACGACCTCGGTGGAGGCCGCGAGCCCGGAACGACCGGATCAGCCGGGCGATCGCTACGTGGTGGCCTGGACTGTCCAGGAGGATGAATGA
- a CDS encoding SLC13 family permease, producing the protein MTDDCDRDPPLTYYATTPPPRPVARTSSALGPPASATGDARPARPRRLRALLGPAAAATALILLYVLLPGPESGLPAEGRITLVVFAAAVAAWTCTRWDDAFVALTAALSLTLIGVLQSDDLFGALGGEVIWLLIAAFVLAAGLTQAGVPARIAVLLLARARTVRGLVHLLTLALVVSALLVPATSGRAALALPVFLALAKALPERERVIRALSLVIPTVILLSAVATLTGAGAHLITVEVLRAATGTGIGFGAWLLAGLPLAVVSSHLAAELVLLLMTRRADRRIRLDDIGAAELAASVPGQTAPGLDKRGKLSLAITAVVVLAWCTQDLHGVQPAVVALIGALAVAAPRIGMVSLGAALRTVPWSLLIFMSATAVLGAALLDSGAAGWLTAAALGGLATDGDSALVFLIVVVLISVAAHLVLQSRSARSSVLIPLLVPAAGVLGLNPAAIAFASTAAAGFCHTLPSSAKPVAMFADLGETPGFERRDLLRLSIFLAPLLAALVTAFAWFVWPYLGFPLR; encoded by the coding sequence GTGACCGACGACTGCGACCGAGACCCACCGCTCACCTACTACGCGACGACACCGCCCCCGAGGCCGGTCGCGCGGACGAGCAGTGCTCTCGGACCGCCCGCATCGGCCACCGGCGACGCCCGGCCCGCCCGGCCGCGCCGCCTCCGCGCCCTGCTGGGGCCTGCGGCCGCCGCCACCGCGCTGATCCTGCTGTACGTGCTGCTCCCCGGCCCGGAATCGGGGCTGCCCGCCGAGGGCCGCATCACCCTCGTGGTGTTCGCCGCCGCCGTCGCGGCGTGGACCTGCACCCGTTGGGACGACGCCTTCGTGGCGCTCACGGCGGCGCTCTCGCTGACCCTGATCGGCGTACTGCAGTCCGACGATTTGTTCGGGGCGCTGGGCGGCGAGGTGATCTGGCTGTTGATCGCCGCCTTCGTCCTCGCCGCAGGCCTCACCCAGGCCGGCGTGCCCGCCCGGATCGCCGTGCTCTTGTTGGCCAGAGCCAGAACCGTGCGTGGCCTGGTGCACCTGCTCACGCTGGCCCTCGTCGTCAGCGCGCTGCTGGTGCCCGCCACCTCGGGCCGGGCCGCCCTCGCGCTGCCCGTGTTCCTGGCGTTGGCCAAGGCACTTCCCGAGCGTGAGCGGGTGATCCGCGCCCTGTCGCTGGTCATCCCCACCGTGATCCTGCTGTCGGCGGTGGCGACGCTGACCGGCGCCGGAGCCCACCTGATCACCGTCGAGGTCCTCCGCGCCGCCACCGGAACCGGCATCGGTTTCGGCGCCTGGCTGCTGGCCGGGCTTCCGCTCGCCGTCGTCAGCTCGCACCTCGCCGCCGAACTGGTACTGCTGCTGATGACCAGGAGAGCAGACCGCCGGATCCGGCTCGACGACATCGGCGCCGCCGAGCTGGCCGCCTCGGTCCCAGGCCAGACCGCGCCCGGTCTCGATAAGCGAGGCAAGCTGAGCCTGGCGATCACCGCCGTGGTGGTACTGGCCTGGTGCACACAGGATCTGCACGGCGTGCAACCGGCCGTGGTGGCCCTGATCGGCGCCCTGGCCGTGGCGGCCCCTCGGATCGGCATGGTGTCGCTGGGCGCCGCGCTGCGCACGGTGCCGTGGTCGCTGCTGATCTTCATGTCGGCGACGGCCGTGCTCGGCGCCGCGCTGCTGGACTCGGGCGCCGCAGGCTGGTTGACCGCCGCCGCCCTCGGCGGCCTGGCCACCGACGGCGACTCGGCCCTGGTCTTCCTCATCGTCGTGGTGCTGATCAGCGTCGCCGCCCACCTCGTGCTGCAATCGCGTTCGGCGCGTTCCTCGGTACTGATTCCGCTGCTGGTGCCCGCTGCGGGCGTTCTCGGCCTGAACCCGGCGGCGATCGCCTTCGCCTCCACGGCGGCCGCCGGGTTCTGCCACACCCTGCCGTCCTCGGCCAAACCGGTCGCCATGTTCGCCGACCTCGGCGAGACACCGGGATTCGAGCGTCGGGACCTGCTTCGGCTGTCGATCTTCCTCGCCCCGTTGCTCGCCGCGTTGGTGACCGCGTTCGCCTGGTTCGTCTGGCCTTACCTCGGTTTCCCGCTGCGGTGA